The following are encoded together in the Phaseolus vulgaris cultivar G19833 chromosome 9, P. vulgaris v2.0, whole genome shotgun sequence genome:
- the LOC137820188 gene encoding probable E3 ubiquitin-protein ligase RHG1A — translation MQGQRGTVGPMPETLEFDCGSTPGNSTVDQQICWNNVNPAENQIPDYILSPGDMNSPYVNSINHEWQNLSGWSLGEPSSSNTPNEINNNEQKREHGWTSTITGGALPGARLEERHLEPTNTLSLDNDNTGPMYMRSPDSRLMSQNLNLNAGLADSGSDNSQHLELPNLHMSSGSANECLPSTVGSGSFLLPSANNGFLVEGSDGRPGSRDTRRVSCKRKAVDGNNGQSSDAGSSSYNQHADGVWHAIPTQDNAGSSSNRAVSSEQVNARLGLGMGDEASENVPDSNIAGSSESFHRNFRLRLNPSNQQNSVPPAAFSTGSMIRQSGVSSSSQASQRFHSVDNSLNLRSAPPIDNVIPQSQPLVIHVPALPRNRQSFRWNGGSSSRNIHSSNPVICADRDQEDASSRRMSRNILEHPVFVPSTDLRNLVQNPTVRASSSSSENLSIPGNVASSSRTGSNPATNPSSASNWVSRPNPPQHPRRLSEFVRRSLFSPGSDVIGNPSNAYSSLRSGLSTSEPRPLSSGTGANLRSSPWMERQGESEFGIPYSLRTLAVASEGSSRLVSELRNVLGLMRRGGNVRFEDVVILDHQSFLSGIADVHDRHRDMRLDVDNMSYEELLALEERIGNVSTGLSEETVLKFLKQKKHSVEKETQIDAEPCCVCQEDYGDGDDIGTLDCGHDFHSDCIKQWLMHKNLCPICKTTGLAT, via the exons ATGCAAGGGCAGAGAGGTACAGTTGGTCCAATGCCAGAAACCTTAGAATTTGATTGTGGCTCTACGCCAGGTAATTCGACTGTGGATCAGCAGATTTGCTGGAATAATGTGAATCCTgcagaaaatcaaatacctgaTTATATACTTTCTCCTGGTGATATGAACTCACCTTATGTGAATTCTATTAATCATGAATGGCAAAATTTGAGTGGATGGAGCTTAGGCGAGCCAAGTTCCAGCAATACCCCAAATGAGATTAACAATAATGAGCAAAAACGAGAACATGGATGGACATCAACCATTACTGGTGGTGCATTGCCTGGTGCAAGGCTAGAAGAAAGGCACCTTGAACCAACCAATACTCTTTCTCTAGACAATGATAATACAGGTCCTATGTACATGCGCAGTCCCGATTCTCGTTTGATGTCCCAGAATCTCAACCTAAATGCAGGTCTAGCAGACAGTGGAAGTGATAATAGTCAACATCTGGAGCTCCCTAACTTACACATGTCTAGTGGGTCAGCAAATGAGTGCTTACCATCTACTGTTGGATCTGGTTCTTTTTTGCTTCCTTCTGCAAATAATGGCTTCCTGGTAGAAGGTTCTGATGGTAGGCCAGGTTCTCGTGATACTCGACGTGTCTCTTGTAAAAGAAAGGCTGTTGATGGAAATAATGGACAATCTTCAGATGCTGGAAGTTCTAGCTACAATCAGCATGCAGATGGTGTTTGGCATGCAATTCCTACTCAGGATAATGCTGGAAGCAGTTCAAACAGAGCTGTATCCTCAGAGCAGGTAAATGCAAGACTTGGCCTGGGAATGGGGGATGAAGCATCTGAAAATGTTCCTGATTCAAACATTGCAGGAAGCTCAGAAAGCTTTCACAGGAATTTCCGGTTGCGGTTAAATCCTTCAAATCAACAAAATTCTGTTCCTCCCGCTGCATTCTCAACTGGGAGCATGATCAGGCAGTCTGGTGTTTCTTCATCCTCTCAAGCATCACAAAGGTTTCATTCTGTTGATAATTCTCTGAATTTGAGATCAGCTCCACCGATAGATAATGTGATTCCTCAAAGCCAGCCACTTGTAATCCATGTTCCTGCTTTGCCTAGGAATAGGCAATCGTTTAGATGGAATGGTGGTTCTAGCTCAAGAAATATCCATTCATCAAACCCAGTTATATGTGCCGACAGAGACCAAGAAGATGCAAGCTCAAGACGAATGTCTAGAAATATTTTAGAACATCCTGTCTTTGTACCTTCAACTGATTTAAGAAATTTGGTTCAAAATCCAACTGTTAGAGCTTCGAGTTCAAGTAGTGAAAATTTAAGTATTCCAGGAAATGTTGCTTCTTCATCACGGACTGGATCCAATCCAGCTACCAACCCTTCATCTGCCTCAAATTGGGTTTCTCGTCCTAATCCTCCGCAACATCCACGGAGGCTATCTGAATTTGTCCGTCGGTCCTTGTTTTCTCCTGGTTCTGATGTTATTGGAAATCCAAGCAATGCTTATTCTTCCTTGCGCTCTGGTCTTTCTACCTCTGAACCAAGGCCATTATCATCTGGAACTGGGGCAAATCTGAGATCATCTCCATGGATGGAGAGGCAAGGAGAAAGTGAATTTGGAATTCCTTATTCACTACGTACTCTGGCTGTTGCAAGTGAAGGAAGTAGTAGACTAGTATCTGAG CTCCGCAATGTGTTGGGCCTTATGCGTAGAGGTGGGAATGTGCGTTTTGAG GATGTTGTGATCCTTGATCATCAGTCTTTTCTTTCTGGAATAGCTGATGTTCATGATCGACACAGAGATATGCGACTTGATGTTGATAACATGTCGTACGAG GAGTTGTTGGCTCTGGAAGAGCGCATTGGAAATGTGAGTACTGGATTGAGTGAGGAAACCGTATTGAAATTTTTGAAACAGAAAAAGCACTCGGTTGAAAAAGAAACTCAGATTGATGCAGAACCCTGTTGTGTTTGTCAG GAGGATTATGGTGATGGAGATGATATTGGAACGCTTGATTGCGGCCATGATTTCCATAGTGACTGTATCAAACAGTGGCTAATGCATAAGAATCTGTGTCCGATTTGTAAGACAACAGGCTTGGCAACATGA
- the LOC137822220 gene encoding uncharacterized protein, with translation MKASQSRQKSYADKRRKPLEFAAGDHVFMRVTPTKGVGRAIKSRKLSPKFVGPYQILKKIGPVAYEIALPPQLANLHNVFRVSQLRKYIPDPSHVLEVDNVQIKDNMSFEAKPVRIEDHKSKQLRSKTISMVKVVWDDKYGDSTWELEETIRKTYPYLFSGKSIFGDENFSC, from the coding sequence ATGAAAGCTTCTCAAAGTAGGCAGAAATCATATGCAGATAAGAGGAGAAAGCCTTTGGAGTTTGCAGCTGGAGATCATGTGTTCATGAGAGTGACACCAACCAAAGGTGTAGGACGAGCTATCAAATCAAGGAAGTTATCTCCTAAGTTTGTTGGACCATATCAGATCCTAAAGAAGATAGGTCCAGTGGCTTATGAGATTGCTCTACCTCCTCAATTAGCAAACCTGCATAATGTCTTTCGCGTATCACAGCTAAGGAAGTACATCCCAGACCCTAGTCATGTGTTGGAAGTGGATAATGTGCAAATCAAGGATAACATGTCTTTTGAAGCAAAACCAGTTAGGATTGAAGACCATAAGAGTAAACAGCTCCGAAGCAAGACCATCAGTATGGTGAAGGTGGTGTGGGATGATAAATATGGTGATTCAACTTGGGAATTAGAAGAAACCATTAGAAAAACCTATCCATATCTCTTTTCTGGTAAGTCAATTTTCGGGGACGAAAATTTTTCTTGTTAG
- the LOC137822219 gene encoding uncharacterized protein, whose protein sequence is MNQIGRAIEMMANAIQQQNMAMAQNHQAAMHHWKTARSGATASHVSQPQEQMGLTEFMRHNPPKFTGNATPDQADQWIRELEKIFRATSCPENKKLVFATYLLSKEAEFWWMGAQQMMEARDEVLDWESFRVKFLEKYFSDSARFAKEAEFLKLEQGEMSVNAYAIRFEYLARFYTQATSEAWRCRKFEEGLKHELKKTIAPMCIREFPALVEKAKMVETLENGDSRVIRSHQGGSSSGKAKVQHQQHKPYARPPQHRTGTSLPQFQQQQPWRPTCYHCAGPHLKKDCPQLSSERKCYTCRKEGHLSKDCPNRRRIIPGGNLQSGRGGGGRPQATGRVFAMLGAEASQSGMDWLSANHILIDCGRQKIVFSDSKKSYGMSAQQVWSELKEGSKCFVMLTQMEVKNEEEMSSIHVVKDFMDVFPEEIPGLPPKREVEFSIDLVPEAGPVSMAPYRMAPVELIELKKQVEDLLEKQFIRPSAEDVQKTAFRSRYGHYEYVVMPFGVTNAPALFMDYMNRIFRPFLDKFVIVFIDDILIYSRTKGEHEEHLKTVLEILREKQLYAKFSKCEFWLKEVNFLGHVISIQGISVDPAKVEAVLQWERPKTVTEIRSFVGLAGYYRRFIEDFSRVVAPLTQLTRKDQPFAWTDRCEQSFIELRKRLTSAPVLVIPDTGKPFEVYCDASHQGLGCVLMQEKRPVAYASRQLKVHERNYPTHDLELAALVFALKIWRHYLYGAQFQVFSDHKSLKYLFDQKELNMRQRRWMEFLKDYDFQLMYHPGKANVVADALNSLGTRLRMSSAYHPQTDGQSERTIQSLEDLLRTCILDHLGSLDEMLPLVEFTYNNSYHASIGMAPYAALYGRKCRTPLCW, encoded by the exons ATGAACCAGATTGGCAGGGCTATTGAGATGATGGCAAATGCTATCCAACAACAGAATATGGCAATGGCTCAGAATCACCAGGCAGCAATGCATCATTGGAAGACTGCTAGATCTGGTGCAACAGCTTCCCATGTCAGTCAGCCTCAGGAGCAGATGGGACTGACAGAGTTCATGAGACACAACCCACCTAAGTTCACTGGGAATGCCACTCCTGACCAAGCAGACCAATGGATAAGAGAGTTAGAGAAGATCTTTAGAGCAACCTCCTGCCCTGAGAATAAGAAATTGGTATTTGCTACATATTTATTGTCTAAAGAAGCAGAGTTCTGGTGGATGGGAGCTCAACAGATGATGGAAGCTAGAGATGAAGTATTAGACTGGGAGAGTTTCAGAGTGAAGTTTTTAGAGAAATATTTTTCAGATAGTGCAAGGTTTGCAAAGGAAGCTGAATTCCTCAAGTTGGAACAGGGAGAGATGTCAGTGAATGCATATGCTATTAGGTTTGAGTacctagctagattctacacccaAGCTACCTCTGAGGCTTGGAGGTGTAGGAAGTTTGAAGAAGGTCTAAAACATGAGCTGAAGAAGACTATAGCTCCTATGTGCATTAGAGAGTTTCCTGCCTTGGTGGAGAAGGCAAAGATGGTGGAGACCCTGGAAAATGGTGATTCCAGGGTGATCAGATCACACCAAGGAGGGTCTTCCAGTGGGAAGGCCAAGGTGCAGCATCAACAACATAAACCTTATGCTAGACCTCCACAACATAGGACAGGAACATCTCTACCACAGtttcaacaacaacaaccatGGAGACCCACATGTTATCACTGTGCTGGACCCCATTTGAAGAAAGATTGTCCTCAACTTTCATCGGAGAGAAAGTGTTATACTTGTCGGAAAGAAGGACATCTATCAAAAGATTGCCCTAATAGGAGGAGGATAATTCCTGGAGGTAACTTGCAGTCAGGAAGAGGAGGAGGTGGTAGACCCCAAGCAACTGGAAGGGTGTTTGCTATGTTAGGAGCTGAAGCATCTCAGTCAG GGATGGATTGGCTATCTGCCAATCACATTCTCATAGATTGTGGTCGACAGAAAATAGTGTTTTCAGATTCCAAGAAGTCATATGGGATGTCTGCTCAGCAAGTGTGGTCAGAATTGAAAGAAGGATCAAAGTGTTTTGTAATGTTAACTCAGATGGAagttaagaatgaagaagaaatgaGTAGTATACATGTGGTGAAGGATTTCATGGATGTATTTCCAGAAGAAATACCTGGATTACCTCCTAAGAGAGAAGTAGAATTCTCTATTGATTTGGTACCTGAAGCTGGGCCAGTGTCAATGGCACCTTACAGAATGGCTCCAGTAGAGTTGATTGAACtaaagaagcaagttgaagatTTGTTGGAGAAACAATTCATCAGACCAAGT GCTGAAGATGTTCAGAAGACAGCCTTTAGGTCTCGTTATGGACACTATGAGTACGTGGTGATGCCGTTTGGAGTAACAAATGCTCCAGCTTTGTTCATGGATTACATGAATAGAATTTTCCGTCCTTTCTTGGATAAGTTTGTTATAGTCTTTATAGACGACATACTTATTTATTCAAGGACTAAGGGAGAACATGAAGAGCATCTGAAGACAGTGTTGGAGATTTTGAGGGAGAAGCAATTATATGCTAAATTCTCTAAGTGTGAGTTTTGGCTGAAGGAAGTCAACTTCTTAGGGCATGTAATATCAATTCAGGGGATCTCAGTGGATCCAGCCAAAGTGGAGGCAGTGCTTCAATGGGAACGTCCAAAGACAGTGACTGAGATAAGGAGTTTTGTGGGTCTAGCTGGCTACTATCGGAGGTTCATTGAAGATTTTTCCAGGGTAGTAGCTCCTTTGACTCAGTTAACCCGCAAAGATCAACCTTTTGCTTGGACTGACAGATGTGAGCAGAGTTTCATAGAGCTGAGGAAAAGGTTAACTAGTGCTCCGGTGTTAGTGATTCCTGATACAGGAAAACCTTTTGAAGTTTACTGTGATGCTTCACATCAGGGTTTGGGTTGTGTCTTGATGCAAGAGAAAAGACCAGTTGCATATGCTTCAAGGCAACTAAAAGTTCATGAGAGAAACTATCCAACTCATGACTTAGAGTTGGCAGCTCTGGTGTTTGCTTTGAAGATTTGGAGGCATTATTTATATGGAGCTCAATTTCAGGTGTTCAGTGACCATAAAAGTTTGAAATACTTGTTTGATCAAAAAGAGTTGAATATGAGACAAAGAAGATGGATggagtttttgaaggattatgatTTCCAACTGATGTATCATCCAGGGAAGGCTAATGTAGTTGCAGATGCTTTGA ATTCTTTGGGAACTAGATTGAGAATGAGCTCTGCATATCATCCTCAAACAGATGGGCAGTCTGAGAGGACGATCCAATCCTTAGAAGATCTGTTGAGGACATGTATCTTGGATCATCTGGGAAGTTTGGATGAGATGTTGCCTCTGGTGGAGTTTACTTATAATAATAGTTATCATGCTAGTATTGGGATGGCACCATATGCAGCTTTGTATGGGAGGAAATGCAGAACTCCTTTATGTTG GTGA